In Lentilitoribacter sp. Alg239-R112, the genomic stretch GTGTTTTGGTTGAGGTTGCAAAAATTGACTCTTTCATCGCAACATTGGGAACAGGCACTGTACTTTATGCATTAGCTTTATGGCACACTGGTGGCCGTCAGGTTGTAGGCGCTTTACCCGATGGGTTTTATTCCATCAGCGGTACATTCATCTTTGGCTTACCGATCACCGCATATTACGTATTTGTCATTACGATAGCGCTCTGGCTTGTGCTTGAATATACACCCATGGGCCGATATCTTTATGCGATTGGCGCAAATCAAAAAGCTGCCGAACTCAATGGCATTCCAACACGAAAATTTGTTGTTGGCACCTTCGTAGCATCAGGGATCATGACGGCTCTGGCAGGCGTTATCCTTGCGGCAAAACTAAGAATTGGTCAGGCAAGTGTTGGCCTCGAATATTTACTCCCCGCTCTTGTAGGCGCTTTCTTAGGATCAACAACAATAAAACCCGGCCGCGTAAATGTGTGGGGCACCATTATTGGTGTATCCATTCTTGCTGTGGGCATTTCAGGAATTCAGCAATTTGGCGGCTCGTTCTGGGTTGAGCCGATGTTTAATGGCGCAACATTATTGATCGCCATTGGAATTGCTGGCTATGCGCAAAGACGAAAGGGCGCAGTCAAAAAATAATTAAACTTCATCAGCAACTATGGAGGTAACCATGCTGAAACGTACATTTATGAAAGTCCTGCTAGCAGGCACAATTATTGCAGGTTCAAGCTTTTCGGCTGCGAACGCTCAGATGGCGAAATGGGATGGCCCGACCACCGGACCAAAAGCAGCAGATAGTAAGACAATTGTTGTTCTGGCTGGCGATCTAAAAAACGGTGGCATCTTGGGTGTTACCAATGGCGTTGAAGAAGCTGCCGAAAAAATTGGTTGGAACGTACGCGTAATTGATGGCGCTGGTTCAATTTCAGGCCGTACTGCTGCATTTGGACAAGCGATGGCATTGCAACCCGCAGGTATTGTTATCAACGGTTTTGATGCTGTTGAACAACAAGCTGCGCTTGAAACCGTTGCAGCCGCCAAAATCCCTATGGTATCTTGGCACTCAGGTCCAAAAATTGGCTGCGATGCACCGGGCGGCATCTTCGCAAATGTATCAACGGATGCCATGACTGTTTCTGAAACGGCCGCTGAATGGGCAGTTGAAGATGCTGGCGGTAAGCCTGCCGTTGTTATCTTCACAGATTCAACCTACCAGATTGCAATTGATAAAGCAGATCGCATTAAAGAAACCATTGAGAAAATGGGTGGCACCGTTCTTGAGTATGTAGATACGCCTATTGCCGATACATCTGCTCGAATGGGCCCTCTGACAACGTCATTATTGCAGAAATACGGTGCAAAATGGACGCATGCCCTGGCTATTAATGACTTATATTTTGACTTTATGGGCCCTGCACTTGCCGCAGCTGGTATTGCTGGGGATGGGGCACCTAAAGCAGGCTCGGCAGGCGATGGTTCTGAGGCAGCTTTTCAGCGCATTCGCACAAATCAGTATCAAGCGATCACCGTAGCCGAGCCTTTAAATTTACAAGGTTGGCAGCTCGTGGATGAGTTGAACCGTGCAATCCAGGGTGAAGCGTGTTCTGGTTACATAACTTCACCTGCACTTGTTACGGAAGAAGGCCTTAAGGCTATGGGTGATAGCAATCAATTTGACCCCCAGTCGCCATACCGTGAAGCATACGCAAAAATCTGGGGCAAATAGGCCATCTAAGCGTTACAAAAGGCGGCCAAGTTGGCCGCCTTTTTATGTGTAATAAATGATATTGCATTCAGTTTCTAACTGCATTTCCATCTCCCCATTAATCAGAACAGATCTGAAATCCCCAAACTTGCGAATTATAACTTGCTCAATCAAAGCGATTCTGCAAAAACAACAGAGATGGTTTTTGAAAGCTAGACAGCGGACGAAAATAAAAGGGAACATAGCAAGGCGTATCCAAAAGGAACCTAATCTATGGCTGCCCCCGCAACTGTATGTGGTTGTTAATCTCGTTATACCACTGGCCAACTTGGCTGGGAAGGTGAGAAAAACATGAAACCATGAGCCAGGAGACCTGCCATCAGCAACCGGCCGAACCGGCCAAAACTTAAACTCGCGCACGGTGGGTGCGAACAAGGAGTAATATAATGCATGTAGAACCTGGCGTCGTTGATGGCGCAAAAATCGCTTTGAGCTATGCAACTGCAGTTGGTGCTGCTGGCCTTTTAGGAAAAATGGCACTTGATACAATTAAGCATGATGGTGGTATCTCAGCACTAGCAGTAAGAAGTGTAATTTCAACCATTTTGGTATTTGTTTTCTTTCAAGTACTTCCCCATTATCCAGTTGGCGTTTCGGAAGTTCACTTTATTTTGGGCTCAACCCTTTATCTTTTGTTTGGCGGCGGTGCCGCAGCAATTGGTTTGGCGGCAGGCCTTCTTCTTCAAGGCGTATTGTTCGCACCAATTGATTTGCCGCAATATGGCATCAACTTAACAACATTGCTTGTTCCGCTTTGGGCTGTTGGTATGCTTGCAAAGCGCATTATTGCGCCAAAAACGGCTTATGTGGATCTATCCTATAAACAAGCACTTGCGCTATCGACAACATACCAAGCCGGCATTGTTGGCTGGGTTGCGTTCTGGGCATTTTATGGCCAAGGCTTTGGCGCAGAAAACCTGTCTAGCGTTGCGTCATTCGGTGCCGCTTACATGCTTGTCATTCTTGTTGAACCAATTGCTGATTTGGCAGTCCTATACGGTGCAAAAACACTTCGCGGGGCTTCAAACTCACCCATATTATACAATCGCCTGCATAATCCTGCGGCATAGTAGTCCTTATTCCCAAATCCAAAAATGATTTGGAGCATTTAAGGAAAGTATCAATAGCAGCATAATTTTGCTGCTATTTTTGTTGGTGCTAGAGAAACTTCTTTGCGGCATCAGATCAAATATTTGCCTGTTTTACCGCAAATTCGCTATGCTATTTCAACAAAAGTTAGAAATGGCGGAGAGGAAGGGATTCGAACCCTCGAGACAGTTGCCCGCCTACACGCTTTCCAAGCGTGCGCCTTCGACCACTCGGCCACCTCTCCGTTCTTATCGCGTTATACGGTGATAAGATTAAACACTAGCTCGGTAGTTCTTGCTAGGATTTCCGCGCAATATAGCCAGAACCAATGTTTTAGCAATCACTTTCTAGTATTTTTGTTGCAAAATTCGACAAGCTGATAGAAGCAAAATATCTGGTGGCATTGCACAATCTAGATACGTAAATTAAGTCTATGCCAAGATTTACAATACGACCTTCAGAAAAGTTTAAAACGAATGAGATTTATTTTCCGCTTTATCAGTATCATCTGCCTCATTATTGCAATCATTGTTGGGGTTGTGGATGCACTCCACTCGGTCGTTGTCGGTCAGCTAACGCTTGCTCCTCTCGGTGAATCTTGGGAAGGGTTTAATCCGGAATCTCTGGAACTTGTAACAACGCTCATTCAGGCCTATCTTTTAGAAGAAGCGTGGGACCCGGTCGCGCAATGGATATTACTACAGCCAAGTTCGGTAGTATTTTTAGTGCTGTCATTTTTGTTCTATGCGCTAAGCTATAAACGCGAAAAACCCGAAGATCGTTTTTTTACGCGATAAGTTGCAAAGGATGAATGATGTTGTTTGAGAATTTTTTTTCGAAAAAAACACAAATGCCAACTCCGGCAGACGCATTACCTGGTCGCAGTGATGCCATAGCGACATCTGAGTTTCATTTTGTCAATCAGATGTCTTTAAAAGGCCCATGGCCGGATAACCTGGAAACTGCCTATTTTGGGATGGGCTGCTTTTGGGGTGTTGAACGTCTCTATTGGCAAATTGACGGTGTTTTTGTCACGGCAACTGGTTATGCCGGGGGCATTACACCTAACCCTACTTATGAAGAAACGGTCACAGGACAAACAGGACACACAGAGATTGTGCAAGTCGTTTTTGATTCCAGAAAAGTTACATTTGAACAGCTTCTAAAAACATTCTGGGAAGAACACGACCCAACTCAAGGCATGCGCCAAGGCAATGATGTGGGTACAACTTATCGCTCTGCAATATATACGACTACTAGAGCTCAACTAGAAGCCGCCAAATTAAGTTTAAAACAATATCAAAAAAACCTTAGTAAAGCAGGTGTTTCCTCAGAAATTACAACCGAGATTAAGCCGCTTGATACTTTTTATTATGCTGAGGGATATCACCAGCAATATCTGGCAAAAAACCCCGGTGGCTATTGTAACCTTCGAGGAACGGGCGTTACTTGTGTTAAATCCTAAGTGAATTACTCATCAATCACATGATTGAATTGTGAGAAATTGCTTATTACAGTTGTTATTCTCCTGCCAATGTTTAGTGTGAGCAGATGATTTTTCTCTCACGGGCAAACTCCCATCTGTCCGCATTCGCATGAGCCGGCACACATTTTGACTAACAAAAAATCTATTAAAGATCCCCATATATTAAGTAATCTTGTTAGCCAGGAAAGCCGTGCATCAGCGACGCCGATGATGGAACAATTCATTGAGATCAAAGCGACAAACCCAGACTCACTTTTGTTCTACCGTATGGGTGATTTTTATGAACTATTTTTTGACGATGCTGTGGATGCATCTCGCGCACTGGGCATAACACTGACCAAGCGCGGTCAACATATGGGCGAAGATATTCCCATGTGTGGCGTGCCCGTCCATGCTGCTGATGATTATTTGCAAAAACTAATTGCTTTAGGTTTCCGTGTATCTGTTTGCGAACAAACAGAAGCTCCAAGCGAGGCAAAAAAACGTGGAGCCAAGTCTGTTGTGCGGCGTGATGTCGTCAGGCTTGTCACACCGGGAACGCTGACAGAGGAAAAACTTCTTACCCCATCGCAATCAAATTATCTGATGACAGCCGCTCGCCTTAAAACAAGTGGTGAGCATGAGTTCGCACTTGCATGGGCAGATATCTCAACAGGACAATTTCGGGTTTGTACATCAACAAAGACCAGACTCCTAGCTGATATTTTGCGCATTGAACCAAATGAATTGGTTGTTTCAGAAAACCTTTTTCATGATGAAGATCTTCGCGCAACATTTGATATTTTGGGAACGACAGCTGTCCCTCAACCCGCTGTGATGTTTGATAGTACGGTTGCCGAAGATCGTATAAAGCGGTTCTTTGATATTTCCGCACTTGATGGCATAGGTAATTTTTCTCGGGTAGAATTGGCAGCAATTGCGGCTACCATCGGCTATATTGAAAAAACGCAACTGGATGAACGCCCGCCATTGGAAAAACCTTCTCGGGATGGAGATGGGCAAAATCTGTTTATTGACCCAGCAACACGTGCAAACCTAGAACTTGTCAGGACTTTATCTGGCGAGAAAAACGGAAGTCTGCTTAAAGCAATAGATCGAACTGTAACTGGTGGTGGTGGCCGCCTTTTAGCAGAACGCCTCATGTCACCACTTACTGACCCTGACGAAATTAATACTCGGCTTGATTCGGTGAGTTGGTTTATCAAAGACAATATGCTATCCGAACAACTTGCAGAAGCACTCAAGGCTATGCCAGATATGCCACGTGCATTATCACGTCTTGCTCTCAATCGAGGAGGGCCACGAGACCTCGGTACATTGCGTATGGGCATTAGCACGTCAAGGGAAGTTCTATCCATATTTGGGGATCGGCATATGCCGGTTGAGATCTCAGATGCTGTTACACATCTATCCTCACTACCAGCGGAACTTCTTGATAGCTTAAATAAGACACTTTCTGACGAATTACCGCTGCTTAAGCGCGATGGTGGTTTCATAAAGAAAGGCTACCACGAAACATTAGATGAGTGCCTAGCTTTGCGTGATCAATCTCGGCAGGTTATTGCCGGGTTGCAACTCAAATATGCAGAAGAAACATCTGTAAAAAACCTTAAGATCAAGCACAATAATATGCTTGGTTACTTCATTGAAGTAACTGCACAAAACGCTAGTGCCTTAACATCGGATGATGAAGCAAAGGCTAAATTTATTCACCGGCAAACGATGGCCAACGCTATGCGTTTTACCACCACAGAGTTGGCGGAACTTGAAAGCAAAATTGCAAACTCTGCCAATGAAGCAATACAAATAGAATTAAGCTTATTCGACGAACTTTGCGAACTCGTCGTCAAACATGCATCCTTAATCAAAAATATAGCTGATGCGATATCTACAATTGACGTTGCCATCGCAAATGCTGATTTGGCCCAAGAGCAGGGATATTGCCGTCCACAAGTGGACCATTCACATGAATTTAACATAGTCGCAGGTCGTCACCCGGTTGTTGAACAAGCACTTCGACTACAATCAGCTGATCCGTTTGTTGCAAATGATTGCAATCTTTCACCGAATGAAACAGAACAAAACGCAGCAATTTGGTTGCTTACTGGTCCTAATATGGGTGGTAAATCAACTTTTCTTCGCCAAAATGCACTTATCGCTATAATGGCACAAATGGGTTCTTATGTTCCCGCGGGGCATGCTCATATTGGTATCGTGGACCGCCTATTTTCTCGCGTGGGAGCTTCCGATGATCTGGCTCGTGGACGCTCGACATTTATGGTCGAGATGGTCGAAACAGCAGCTATCCTTAATCAAGCTACCGAAAGATCACTCGTCATCCTGGATGAAATTGGCCGCGGCACATCAACTTTTGATGGGCTTTCAATTGCATGGGCTGCCGTTGAACATCTACACGAAGTAAATTGTAGCCGTGGACTATTTGCAACACATTTTCATGAACTTACAGCCTTATCAGATAAATTGGTCCGTCTTTCGACGGCCACCATGAAGGTCAAAGAGTGGGATGGCGATGTAGTATTTTTGCATGAAGTCGGGCCTGGCACTGCTGATCGATCATATGGAATTCAAGTTGCCCGACTTGCTGGATTGCCAGATATTGTAGTTAATCGCGCGCGCGAAGTTCTAAAACAACTCGAAGAAAATGATAGAGAAAATCCAGCTCAACAACTTATTGATGACTTGCCGCTATTTTCCGTCAAAGCCGATATACCAACGCATCATGGAAAGAATGAACCGAGTGAAGTAGAAAATCTTTTGCAAAGCCTCAATCCAGATGATATGTCGCCACGCGAAGCCCTTGAAAAGCTTTACGAGCTAAAGCACCATCAAAACAAAAATGAGACTTAAAATGCCATCTATTGATATCCTTTGTATCGGAAATGCTATTGTGGATATTATCGCGCGTTGTGATGATAAATTTCTCGAAGACAATGGCATTATCAAAGGTGCCATGAATCTGATCGATTCTGATCGAGCTAAAACACTATATGCACGCATGGGACCGGCCATTGAAACATCTGGCGGAAGTGCTTGCAACACCGCCGCAGGCGCAGCAGGATTTGGCGCAAAAACAGCTTTGTTTGCAAAAATTTCCAATGATCAACTCGGTGAGATTTTTACCCATGACATTCGTGCCATTGGCACGCAATTTGAAAGTGTGCCATTAGACGGAACACCACCGACTGCTCGATCCATGGTGTTTGTTACACCTGATGCGGAACGAACGTTTAACACCTACCTTGGTGCTTGCGTTGAGATCGGGCCAGAAGATATCGATGTGCAAGTCGTAGCTGATTCAAAGGTTACATATTTCGAAGGCTACCTGTGGGATCCACCGCGTGCAAAAGATGCCATCCGCTTGGCATCAAAGATAGCTCATGAGAATGGCCGATTGGTGGCCGGATCACTCTCTGATTCTTTTTGTGTTGATCGTCATCGCGTAGAGTTTTTGGACCTTATTAGAACAGGTACGATTGACATCGTTTTTGCCAATGAAGATGAAGTAAAATCTCTCTACGAGACCGATAGTTTTGACGTAGCGGTTGAAAATCTGCGCCGCGATTGCAATTTTGCAACCGTGACACGTGGTCCAAAAGGCTCGATCGTTATCAATGGAGATGAAACTATTATCGTAGATGGCCATCATGTCGAAAATATTGTTGATACATCTGGCGCTGGCGATCTTTATGCAGCTGGTTTCTTATATGGCTTTACCCACGATCATGACTTAGAAACATGTGCCAAATTAGGAAACTTTATTGCATCGCAAGTCATTCAGTATATTGGACCAAGACTGCAAGTATCAATTCCAGATCTTGTTAAAGAATCCGGTATTCTGAAATAAACTAACGCACAATAACAGGTTGATCGAAGTATCAATTTTAACAATAAAGCTGCTGGCTACACAATTGCCAGCAGCGTAAGATTAAAGCAACCGAACAGATATTCCGCCATCAACGCTAAGCTGTGCGCCCGTTACAAAACTTGATCGATCAGATAACAAGTATAACGCCGATTGCGCAATCTCTTTTGGGTCAGCCAGGCGTTTCAACGGATGCAAGTTCGCAATAAATTCCTGAGTATCGGGATCATCTCCCGCCATTGCAGTTTTTGTTCCTCCAGGAAGGATAGCGTTTACACGGATACCCCCGCCAGCATGTTCAGATGCAAGTGCCTGCGTTAATCCTGTCATCCCAGCTTTTGAGGCTGCATAAGCGGCCATTCCCGGCATCCCGCCATTGCTGGACCCAACAAAAGAACTAGTGAACACAATAGCTCCTTTTCCCTGTGTAATCATGGCTGGTATTTGGGCTTTAGAAGCATAAAATGCGCTGGATAAGTTGGCCGCAATTACAGCATCCCAATTTGCTGAATCCATCTCAGAAACCGGACCCATGTTCCCCATGATTCCCGCGTTATTAAATGCACCATCAAGTTTGCCATACTTTTCTAATGCATGATCCACGAGCTGCTTGGAATAGGCTTCGTCAGTCACATCACCGATAAGGTAGGATGCTTTGCCATTACTAAGAATAATTTGATCAACTACTTTTTTCAATTCGGCTTTACGCCTTGCGCCGAGAACTACGTTAGCGCCTTCCGAGGCAAAAAGCAGAGCGGCGGCAGCGCCGATACCACTGCTTGCACCAGTAATAATGATTGTTTTATTTTTTAGCTCCATAATCATGCCTTTCTGTTTTGCACGACTATGCTTTATTAAATTCACCTCTATTCAAACCACCCGATTCTTGCGTTAATCAAAATGCATGGAATCAGTGCGCAAGGGAATACATTTCCAGAAGAATCATCACCTGAAAATAAGGAGCTGAATTGAAAAATTAGACCTATCGATCTTTAAAACCAATAATGTCCAAGTTATTCTTTAGAATCAATATCTTGTTCGACAATTTTAGGTCCACCTTTGGCGACACCAACCATGGCTGGTCGTAAAACACGGGTGCCAATAACGTAACCATCCTGCACCACATTAACCACCGTGTTGTTTGGTGTTTCTGTATCAGGAACTTCGAACATCGCTTGATGGAAATTTGGATCAAATTTCTTACCCATTACGTCAAGCTTCTTAACACCATGACGCTCCAATGCAGAAAGCATTGAACGCTCAGTCATTTCAACGCCTTCCAATAACGCTTTCAGATTTTCATCTGCAGCGCCATCTTCTGCTTTTGGAGCAGCTTCAATCGTACGACGTAAATTATCCGCAACACCAAGCATATCTTTAGCAAAACTAGAAACAGAAAATGTTTTAGCATCTTGTATTTCACGCTGCGTGCGTTTCCGCAGGTTTTGCATGTCAGCAACTGCACGAAGCGCATCATCTTTAAGCGTCTGGTTTTCAAGCAAGAGTTTTTCAAGCACTTCATGATCATTAGATTGATCAGCTTCGCCTGCCTCTTCTTCATTCAACGAGGAAGCGTCGATCTTTTCTTCAGCCTTGTTTAACGCCTCAAGAATTTCTTCAAGTTTGTTATCAACGTTTTCAGAACCACTATTTTCGGGGGCTTCCTGACTCATTGTTCGGAATTCTCACTTTTTACAATTTTTGAATTTCCAACTGCATATCGACATTATATGGCAAAAATCAAGAGCTAATCCGTCAAATATGTAAATAACCTCCAATCCAAAACATTGAATTATCTACTCCTAGATACGAAATTTGAGACGAAGAATTGCAAATAACGCATATTTAATGCCGATTTGGTACCATTTTCACACATTGTTGCGTTGCAATACACACGGAGCATGCTAACTTGATCCATCCAAATGCGGAAAACTATAAAGGCGGCTATATATATGTTTTATAACTTTCATGAGCTTAATCATGCGGCTATTGCTCCGATGCGTGCCTATGCAGATGCGCTCCGATTTGCTTACGAGAGCCCTGCCAATCCCTTTTCCAAATCGCCAATGGTACGCTCTCTTTCCGCAGGCCTAGAAGTATTTGAACGCACGACACGCCGTTATGGGAAGCCAGATTTTGGATTGGAAACTACGCAGATCGATGGCAAGACAGTCGCCGTCGAAGAAAATATTATTTGGTCGAAACCTTTTTGTGATCTCCTGCATTTCAAGCGAGACCTTCCAAAAAGCTGCAAGTCACAGCCAAAAATTCTCCTTGTAGCTCCAATGTCCGGTCATTACGCAACACTTTTGCGGGGAACAGTTGAAACACTCCTTCCACATGCTGAAATTTATATAACAGATTGGACGGACGCTCGCATTGTTCCAAAAGCCGTCGGCAGCTTCGATCTTGATGATTATATCGACTACATAATTGATATGTTTGACACATTGGGACCAGATACACATGTCATGTCAGTTTGCCAGCCGTCTGTGCCTGTGTTAGCTGCGGTCTCACTTATGGAAGCACGTAAGAGTAAGAACACGCCTCGCTCCATGACCCTCATGGGTGGCCCCATTGATACGCGTGTGAATCCAACCGGAGTAAATAAACTCGCTCAATCCAAACCATTGTCTTGGTTTGAAGAAAACGTAATCATGTCAGTGCCTTGGCCGCTTAAAGGTTTTGGTCGTCGTGTTTATCCAGGATTTCTTCAACTATCAGGCTTCATGTCTATGAACTTGGATAAGCATGTTGAAGCAAAGAGTAAGTTCTTCATGAATCTGGTCAAGGGTGATGGAGATACAGCAGAAAAACATCGTGAATTTTATGATGAATATATGGCTGTAATGGATTTAACCGAGGAGTTCTATCTTCAAACGGTTGACGTTGTGTTCATTACACATGCGTTGCCGAAAGGTGAAATGATGCATCGCGGCGAACTTGTTGACACAAGAAGCATCAAGAAGTGCGCTCTTTTCACAATCGAAGGCGAAAATGATGATATTACTGGTGTTGGGCAAACCCAAGCAGCACATACTCTTTGCCCTAATATTCCTAAGACTAAACGTGAACACTATATGCAACCAGATGTTGGGCATTATGGTGTGTTTTCCGGCTCCCGATTTAGAAAAGAAATTGCGCCCCGTATTTTAAAGTTTACTGCAAATCTTAATAACAAGGTCGGTTAGAGTTACATTGGCTTTCCGATTTATTGAAAAATTTATCTAAATCTAGAATATGTGTAAGTTATTGATTCTAATTTATTTTCCATTATAATTTTCTGTAATTTATTGCGAATGACCTTCTTGCGTGGTTGAATTTATCCATCTGCCTCACAACATCTATATTGTAAGGAGGCACAAATGCCTCACCAACATGAGGATAAAAGATGATACAATCAGCACTAGTACGTCCCGCATGGACGCCTGTAACCATCGCTCTGATGGTATTGGGTTTTATGGTTTTTTGGCCGCTTGGTCTTGCCATGATCGCCTATATTATTTGGGGTGAACGTTTGGATGAATTTAAATCTGAAATGAATAATGCAACAGATGGATTCTTCAGATCTTGTCGTAGATCTGGTTCTGGATTTGGTCGAAGCCGCTCACATTACAATTCGGGCAATATGGCTTTTGACGAATGGCGAGATGAAGAACTTCAACGTTTGGACGAAGAACGTCGTAAGCTTGATGCAATGCGTGAAGAATTTGACGCACATATGCGTGATTTACGCAGAGCGCGTGACAAAGAAGAGTTTGATGCATTTATGCAATCTCGATCCAAGTCAGGCAAAAAAAACAAAAAATCGTCAGTTCCAAAAACAACTGACTGATAGATTAGATGAAACGGCGCTTTAGCGCCGTTTTTCTTCGTTAGAATGATTAAATTATTCTACGCAAAACGA encodes the following:
- a CDS encoding DUF2852 domain-containing protein, with the translated sequence MIQSALVRPAWTPVTIALMVLGFMVFWPLGLAMIAYIIWGERLDEFKSEMNNATDGFFRSCRRSGSGFGRSRSHYNSGNMAFDEWRDEELQRLDEERRKLDAMREEFDAHMRDLRRARDKEEFDAFMQSRSKSGKKNKKSSVPKTTD